The Narcine bancroftii isolate sNarBan1 chromosome 11, sNarBan1.hap1, whole genome shotgun sequence genome has a window encoding:
- the yars2 gene encoding tyrosine--tRNA ligase, mitochondrial isoform X1, with the protein MVAPCVWMAPLLGWPRSFLLAPGRAVNRVRSRWKTGGNLLQLHKRGILKEVFPAAGGLQQLLSSGAQGLYCGFDPTADSLHVGNLLALVGLLHFQRAGHRVLVLLGGATARLGDPSGRSSEREAVSADTVRENARSIQEGVLGVFRNHRACFCSEAEAMSLGPISIVDNSDWYKGKEVVEFINVVGRHFRMGTMLSRHSVQTRLKSPEGMSLNEFTYQMFQAYDFYYLNQHHDCRIQLGGTDQLGNIMSGYEFIRKVTEQDVYGITVPLVTSSSGDKLGKTAGNAVWLNRNRTSPFELYQYFVRQQDANVERYLKLFTFIPLPEIESIMVNHRIDPGKRIAQKRLAAEVTKLVHGKEGLESAKRCTKVLYHNSVDALEAMPDEELQELFKEASFSENLLEPGTTVLDLCRKANAIPDGPRGYQMITDGGIWINHLQVTKPEQLLVLKQHILTNGLSLLRVGKKNYHIVKWLNVVI; encoded by the exons ATGGTGGCGCCCTGCGTGTGGATGGCCCCGCTCCTCGGCTGGCCGAGATCCTTTCTTTTGGCTCCGGGGAGGGCTGTCAACCGTGTGCGGAGCCGATGGAAAACGGGAGGGAATCTACTGCAGCTTCACAAGCGAGGCATTTTGAAGGAGGTGTTCCCGGCGGCCGGCGGCCTGCAGCAGCTGCTGAGCTCCGGCGCCCAGGGCCTTTACTGTGGCTTCGACCCCACCGCCGACAGCCTCCACGTCGGCAATCTGCTCGCTCTGGTCGGCCTGTTGCACTTCCAGCGCGCCGGCCACCGCGTCCTGGTGCTGCTGGGGGGAGCCACGGCTCGGCTGGGCGACCCAAGCGGCCGCAGCAGCGAGCGGGAAGCGGTGAGCGCTGACACGGTGCGGGAGAACGCGCGAAGCATCCAGGAGGGGGTCCTCGGCGTCTTCCGCAACCACCGCGCCTGCTTCTGCAGCGAAGCCGAAGCAATGTCCCTGGGCCCGATCAGCATAGTCGATAACTCGGACTGGTATAAGGGCAAGGAAGTGGTAGAGTTTATTAATGTCGTTGGGAGGCACTTTCGCATGGGCACCATGCTGAGCAGGCACAGTGTGCAGACCCGCCTTAAGAGCCCCGAGGGCATGAGTCTAAACGAGTTCACTTATCAGATGTTTCAAGCGTACGATTTCTATTATTTAAATCAACATCATGACTGTAGGATCCAATTGGGAGGGACGGATCAACTAGGCAACATTATGTCTGGATACGAATTCATTCGCAA GGTAACTGAACAAGACGTCTACGGGATCACAGTACCACTTGTGACCAGTTCATcaggagataaactgggaaaaaCTGCAGGAAATGCGGTATGGTTGAATAGAAACAGAACTTCGCCATTTGAACTGTATCAGTATTTTGTCAGGCAACAGGATGCCAACGTAGAAAG ATATCTGAAACTGTTTACCTTCATCCCACTTCCTGAGATTGAAAGCATTATGGTAAATCATAGAATAGATCCAGGAAAACGCATTGCCCAAAAACGGTTAGCAGCAGAAGTCACAAAATTGGTTCATGGAAAAGAAGGATTAGAATCTGCCAAAAG atgtacaaaagtactttatCATAACAGTGTGGATGCTCTGGAGGCCATGCCTGATGAAGAGCTGCAAGAATTGTTTAAAGAAGCATCATTCTCTGAGAATCTGCTTGAGCCAGGTACCACAGTGCTGGATCTTTGTCGCAAAGCCAATGCTATTCCAGATGGCCCCAGAGG CTACCAGATGATCACTGATGGTGGAATTTGGATTAATCATTTGCAGGTGACTAAACCAGAACAATTGCTGGTTTTGAAGCAACATATTCTGACAAATGGATTATCACTGCTTAGAGTTGGAAAGAAAAATTATCACATTGTGAAATGGCTCAACGTGGTAATTTAG
- the yars2 gene encoding tyrosine--tRNA ligase, mitochondrial isoform X2 — protein MVAPCVWMAPLLGWPRSFLLAPGRAVNRVRSRWKTGGNLLQLHKRGILKEVFPAAGGLQQLLSSGAQGLYCGFDPTADSLHVGNLLALVGLLHFQRAGHRVLVLLGGATARLGDPSGRSSEREAVSADTVRENARSIQEGVLGVFRNHRACFCSEAEAMSLGPISIVDNSDWYKGKEVVEFINVVGRHFRMGTMLSRHSVQTRLKSPEGMSLNEFTYQMFQAYDFYYLNQHHDCRIQLGGTDQLGNIMSGYEFIRKVTEQDVYGITVPLVTSSSGDKLGKTAGNAVWLNRNRTSPFELYQYFVRQQDANVERYLKLFTFIPLPEIESIMVNHRIDPGKRIAQKRLAAEVTKLVHGKEGLESAKRCTKVLYHNSVDALEAMPDEELQELFKEASFSENLLEPATR, from the exons ATGGTGGCGCCCTGCGTGTGGATGGCCCCGCTCCTCGGCTGGCCGAGATCCTTTCTTTTGGCTCCGGGGAGGGCTGTCAACCGTGTGCGGAGCCGATGGAAAACGGGAGGGAATCTACTGCAGCTTCACAAGCGAGGCATTTTGAAGGAGGTGTTCCCGGCGGCCGGCGGCCTGCAGCAGCTGCTGAGCTCCGGCGCCCAGGGCCTTTACTGTGGCTTCGACCCCACCGCCGACAGCCTCCACGTCGGCAATCTGCTCGCTCTGGTCGGCCTGTTGCACTTCCAGCGCGCCGGCCACCGCGTCCTGGTGCTGCTGGGGGGAGCCACGGCTCGGCTGGGCGACCCAAGCGGCCGCAGCAGCGAGCGGGAAGCGGTGAGCGCTGACACGGTGCGGGAGAACGCGCGAAGCATCCAGGAGGGGGTCCTCGGCGTCTTCCGCAACCACCGCGCCTGCTTCTGCAGCGAAGCCGAAGCAATGTCCCTGGGCCCGATCAGCATAGTCGATAACTCGGACTGGTATAAGGGCAAGGAAGTGGTAGAGTTTATTAATGTCGTTGGGAGGCACTTTCGCATGGGCACCATGCTGAGCAGGCACAGTGTGCAGACCCGCCTTAAGAGCCCCGAGGGCATGAGTCTAAACGAGTTCACTTATCAGATGTTTCAAGCGTACGATTTCTATTATTTAAATCAACATCATGACTGTAGGATCCAATTGGGAGGGACGGATCAACTAGGCAACATTATGTCTGGATACGAATTCATTCGCAA GGTAACTGAACAAGACGTCTACGGGATCACAGTACCACTTGTGACCAGTTCATcaggagataaactgggaaaaaCTGCAGGAAATGCGGTATGGTTGAATAGAAACAGAACTTCGCCATTTGAACTGTATCAGTATTTTGTCAGGCAACAGGATGCCAACGTAGAAAG ATATCTGAAACTGTTTACCTTCATCCCACTTCCTGAGATTGAAAGCATTATGGTAAATCATAGAATAGATCCAGGAAAACGCATTGCCCAAAAACGGTTAGCAGCAGAAGTCACAAAATTGGTTCATGGAAAAGAAGGATTAGAATCTGCCAAAAG atgtacaaaagtactttatCATAACAGTGTGGATGCTCTGGAGGCCATGCCTGATGAAGAGCTGCAAGAATTGTTTAAAGAAGCATCATTCTCTGAGAATCTGCTTGAGCCAG CTACCAGATGA